In Populus trichocarpa isolate Nisqually-1 chromosome 16, P.trichocarpa_v4.1, whole genome shotgun sequence, a genomic segment contains:
- the LOC7467631 gene encoding membrane magnesium transporter isoform X3 — MGFSVGFVNGFVGVLILSHAAYSTTQYKSLLKITEDEFSGPPLNVVVELIVGLVLCTWAAITVPGIFLSIHPHSDDNRLMCQLRQRARARRLK, encoded by the exons atgggttTTTCGGTAGGATTTGTTAATGGATTTGTTGGAGTTTTAATTCTCTCTCATGCCGCTTATTCAACCACTCAAT ATAAGAGTTTGTTGAAGATTACAGAGGATGAGTTTTCTGGACCTCCTCTCAAT GTGGTGGTGGAGTTGATTGTGGGGCTGGTTTTGTGTACGTGGGCAGCCATAACTGTGCCTGGCATCTTTCTCTCTATTCATCCTCATTCTGATGACAATAG ATTAATGTGCCAACTAAGACAAAGAGCTCGTGCTAGAAGGCTGAAATGA